One stretch of Aythya fuligula isolate bAytFul2 chromosome 24, bAytFul2.pri, whole genome shotgun sequence DNA includes these proteins:
- the DCAF7 gene encoding DDB1- and CUL4-associated factor 7, giving the protein MSLHGKRKEIYKYEAPWTVYAMNWSVRPDKRFRLALGSFVEEYNNKVQLVGLDEESSEFICRNTFDHPYPTTKLMWIPDTKGVYPDLLATSGDYLRVWRVGETETRLECLLNNNKNSDFCAPLTSFDWNEVDPYLLGTSSIDTTCTIWGLETGQVLGRVNLVSGHVKTQLIAHDKEVYDIAFSRAGGGRDMFASVGADGSVRMFDLRHLEHSTIIYEDPQHHPLLRLCWNKQDPNYLATMAMDGMEVVILDVRVPCTPVARLNNHRACVNGIAWAPHSSCHICTAADDHQALIWDIQQMPRAIEDPILAYTAEGEINNVQWASTQPDWIAICYNNCLEILRV; this is encoded by the exons atgTCGCTGCACGGCAAGCGGAAGGAGATCTACAAGTACGAGGCGCCATGGACCGTGTACGCCATGAACTGGAGCGTGCGGCCCGACAAACGGTTCCGCCTGGCGCTGGGCAGCTTCGTGGAGGAGTACAACAACAAG GTGCAGCTTGTTGGTTTGGATGAAGAGAGCTCGGAGTTCATTTGCAGGAACACCTTTGATCACCCCTACCCCACCACAAAGCTGATGTGGATCCCGGACACCAAGGGAGTCTACCCAGACCTGCTGGCAACCAGCGGTGACTACCTGCGTGTGTGGAGA GTGGGTGAAACAGAGACCCGGCTGGAGTGTTTGCTGAACAATAACAAGAACTCTGATTTCTGTGCTCCGCTAACATCGTTTGATTGGAATGAAGTGGATCCGTACCTCCTAG GTACTTCTAGTATTGACACGACCTGCACTATCTGGGGTCTGGAGACAGGGCAGGTTCTTGGAAGAGTAAATCTGGTCTCTGGCCATGTTAAGACCCAACTTATTGCGCATGACAAAGAG GTGTATGACATAGCATTTAGCCGTGCAGGTGGTGGAAGAGATATGTTCGCTTCAGTTGGTGCAGATGGCTCGGTGAGGATGTTCGATCTCCGTCATCTGGAACACAGCACCATCATTTATGAAGACCCACAGCACCATCCATTGCTGCGTCTTTGCTGGAACAAGCAGGATCCCAACTATCTTGCTACGATGGCCATGGATGGCATGGAG gttGTGATTCTAGATGTCAGAGTTCCCTGCACTCCTGTTGCCAGGTTAAACAACCACAGAGCGTGTGTAAATGGAATTGCTTGGGCGCCTCATTCTTCCTGCCATATTTGTACAGCAG CGGATGACCATCAGGCTCTCATCTGGGACATCCAGCAAATGCCTCGTGCCATTGAGGACCCTATCTTGGCCTATACAGCAGAGGGAGAAATCAACAATGTACAGTGGGCATCGACTCAGCCAGACTGGATAGCTATCTGCTACAACAACTGCCTGGAGATTTTGAGAGTGTAA